One window of Flavobacteriales bacterium genomic DNA carries:
- the pcaF gene encoding 3-oxoadipyl-CoA thiolase: MKDAFIIDGIRSPIGSLGGGLSAVRADDLAAHVIKALVERHPDLDLGAIDDVIMGCANQAGEDNRNVARMAALLAGLPVSVPGETVNRLCASGMSAVVQAGRAIAVGHGDVFIAGGMEHMTRSPWVMSKTSTPYGRDAKLYDSSFGWRFVNPVMEENFGIEAMGGTAENLLETRNITREDQDRFSLWSQQKAAAAQQEGRLEQEIAPVSIPQRKKDPVLFAKDEFIKASTTLEVLAGLRPAFRKGGSVTAGNSSGLNDGAAALLVASEAGMKTHKLKPLARIVSSGVAGVEPRIMGIGPVHATALALKRAGLTLDQMDVIELNEAFAAQALACTRTWDIADDDPRLNPNGGAIALGHPLGMSGARLLQTAALELHRTQKRYALCTMCIGVGQGYATVIERV; this comes from the coding sequence ATGAAAGACGCATTCATCATCGATGGCATCCGCAGCCCGATCGGCTCTTTGGGCGGTGGACTGTCCGCTGTTCGCGCGGACGACCTGGCGGCGCACGTGATCAAAGCCTTGGTGGAACGCCATCCCGATCTGGACCTCGGGGCCATCGACGACGTGATCATGGGCTGTGCCAACCAGGCCGGCGAGGACAACCGCAATGTGGCCCGCATGGCGGCCTTGTTGGCGGGTCTTCCTGTTTCCGTTCCCGGCGAGACGGTGAACCGGCTCTGTGCCTCCGGCATGAGCGCCGTGGTGCAGGCCGGGCGGGCGATAGCCGTGGGCCATGGCGACGTTTTCATCGCTGGCGGCATGGAGCACATGACGCGCAGCCCCTGGGTGATGAGCAAGACCAGCACGCCCTATGGCCGCGATGCCAAGCTCTACGACAGCAGTTTCGGCTGGCGTTTTGTCAACCCGGTGATGGAGGAAAATTTCGGCATCGAGGCGATGGGCGGGACGGCGGAGAACCTGCTGGAAACGCGCAACATCACCCGCGAGGACCAGGACCGCTTTTCCTTGTGGAGCCAACAAAAAGCCGCAGCCGCACAGCAGGAAGGCCGGTTGGAACAGGAGATCGCGCCGGTGAGCATCCCGCAGCGGAAAAAGGACCCGGTGCTCTTTGCCAAGGACGAATTCATCAAGGCCTCCACAACGCTGGAGGTACTGGCCGGTCTTCGTCCTGCGTTCCGCAAAGGCGGCAGCGTGACGGCCGGGAATTCCAGCGGATTGAATGACGGTGCGGCGGCTTTGTTGGTGGCCAGCGAGGCCGGTATGAAAACCCACAAGCTGAAGCCGTTGGCGCGCATTGTGAGCAGCGGCGTGGCCGGCGTGGAGCCACGGATCATGGGCATCGGCCCCGTGCATGCCACGGCTTTGGCCTTGAAGCGCGCCGGGCTTACACTGGACCAGATGGACGTGATCGAGCTGAACGAGGCCTTCGCGGCACAAGCTCTTGCCTGCACACGTACTTGGGACATTGCCGATGACGACCCGCGCCTGAACCCGAACGGCGGCGCGATCGCCTTAGGCCATCCATTGGGCATGAGCGGCGCACGGCTGCTTCAAACCGCCGCGCTGGAGCTGCACCGGACGCAGAAGCGGTATGCCCTTTGTACCATGTGCATCGGCGTAGGGCAAGGGTACGCCACCGTCATTGAACGTGTCTGA